A region of the Thamnophis elegans isolate rThaEle1 chromosome 1, rThaEle1.pri, whole genome shotgun sequence genome:
CGAGCACACTAGCCTGTGCCCATCCCAGTCCTCCTCGCCCAGTTCTCAACGGAGGTCCACCTCAGGAGGGAGCAAGTCCAATGGAGAGAGCGCTCACCTGAACCCCTCGGACATCAGTATGTCCCTCATGAATCCCTACCGCTACTTCAGTGGAGGAGAGAGCGACACCTGTTCCTCCGCGGAGTCCTCTCCCTtcggctccccgctgctgtcgaGATCGGTGTCCCTCCTCAAGATCTTCAGCCAGGAGAGTCAATCCAAGGTCATCAAACTCAAACACTCGGTGGCTCGCAACAGTTCCTTGTCCACTGACGACAGCTCGGCCGACACCAGTCCCAGCTCCCAGCGCCGCATGCGCTGTGCGACCCCTCCAACTGGGGGAGCCACTGGCGGGGTGCAACCACAGCCTCTCACCCCCGCAGACCCCCAAGACAGATTTCACAAGGAACACGTGCTCAGTTTTAGCAAAGGAGGCACCATCCGCTTGGTGGTCCATTACAACCCGTCCAACGCCAGGCTGCGGGTGCGCGTGGTGGCCGCCGAAGACCTCTACGACAAGCACTGTGATATCAGGAGCATCAACTGTTGTGTGGCTCTCTATTTAAACCCCGGCAAGGTGCAGAAGCAACGGAGCACGATCATCAAGAATAGCCGCAACCCCATCTTCAACGAAGATTTCTTTTTCGACGGGCTGGGCCTCAGCAACGTGAGGAAAATGTCTCTCAAGGTCAAAGTGGTTAACAAAGGCAGCAGTCTCAAACGTGACACCTTGATGGGCGAGAAGGAACTGCCCCTCACTTCCTTGCTTCCCTTTTTATAAGGTCTCCCCTCTCCTGTATCTGTGGCCTGCCGCTAATCTCAGTCGGCTTTTTTCCTGTTCTGCAAACTGGGAGGGGTTGGAGGTCTGGTCTGCTCACGCAGATTCCTCCAAGGTCAGTCAGCATTTCTGTGAAATGGGTGTTGCATGTTTGAGGTCCACGAAAGGGGCATCCCAGCATTTTTGCATGAAACCTCAGTAGCTTGCTGCGTGACCCTATTTTCTTAGAAGGTCTGGATATTCTTTGTCTCTTTGGGTCAAGGTGTGTCCCTTGGTCACTGCGAGCTGATCTTCTTTCACGGTTACCTTGTTGGAGGTAGAGCGGAAGAGGGCCTGGGAATGTGACGGGAAGCAGGAAGCTTCCCTCCAATGGGTTTTCCCTCAGCGTAGGAGGCGGCTGCATGAACAAACCAGGTTTCCACCCTGTTTTTCGAGCCTCTTCCTCACAAATGCATGCCGAGAATCTGAGAATGTATCCCCTTAAGATGCATGCTGGTTGCATTCAATTCTGTCGTGTCGTTGAGCAAGGGCCAATCCGTTGGAAGGTGATCTAAACAGCCCGCTTGGCTTCTGCAACAGGGACATGATCACTTTCTTCCTGGCTCATCCAGGAAACTCGTTTGCTCCCCAAATGGTTGCAAATTCCAATTTCTGATTTGGAAGCTGGGGTCAACATGTGCTTTCTGAAGGAAGTGGACGGGGAGAATGAGCTGGGCCGAGAAGAGCTTCTGAAAGCCAGCTGATCATCCAGCAATTGCCCCAAAAGGCTGTTTTGCAAGATTTGCGTGATTGGATAGAGaccctgcctccctgctctacTGGACTTCAGTGGAAATGGCAGCAATCGGAGCGATGTCCGATATGAACTTTCAAcccggaggcaaaaaaaaatggacttatgGACATTGCGCTGTCTGGACAGTAGAtcgaaatgaaagaaaaaatacgGAGAGATaacaagggaaagaggaaaatatgGAGAGGGGGccgtgattattttttttaatgttttgataaTCCTGGCCTGAGAGACCCTCCtcaataataaataatgataattttaaaagtgggctgggtgcaggggtgggtttcaggcga
Encoded here:
- the C2CD4C gene encoding C2 calcium-dependent domain-containing protein 4C encodes the protein MWLLEKIRGSVDNSGSRGNDSADKQSKGPLYSNVLTPDKIPDFFIPPKLPTVPPEAEEGNTKPNLGTSASEQNLSARKTPRSPRLPVKAVSESKNLLKAASRHIIQIESADECMSEEDYSTNADPQSQTAMSLPYVPKAQTSYGFATLMESPHTRRKESLFHSEHTSLCPSQSSSPSSQRRSTSGGSKSNGESAHLNPSDISMSLMNPYRYFSGGESDTCSSAESSPFGSPLLSRSVSLLKIFSQESQSKVIKLKHSVARNSSLSTDDSSADTSPSSQRRMRCATPPTGGATGGVQPQPLTPADPQDRFHKEHVLSFSKGGTIRLVVHYNPSNARLRVRVVAAEDLYDKHCDIRSINCCVALYLNPGKVQKQRSTIIKNSRNPIFNEDFFFDGLGLSNVRKMSLKVKVVNKGSSLKRDTLMGEKELPLTSLLPFL